The Buttiauxella selenatireducens genome has a window encoding:
- the ushA gene encoding bifunctional UDP-sugar hydrolase/5'-nucleotidase UshA: protein MKFVVKGVATALLMAVSLTSASALAWEKDKTYNITILHTNDHHGHFWRNEHAEYGLAAQKTLVDSIRKEVAEQGGSVLLLSGGDINTGVPESDLQDAEPDFRGMNLIGYDAMAIGNHEFDNPLSVLRQQEKWAKFPLLSANIYQKSTGERLFKPWAIFKPQGIKIAVIGLTTDDTAKIGNPENFVDIEFRKPADEAKLVIQELQSTEKPDVLIAATHMGHYDNGQHGSNAPGDVEMARSLPAGALTMIVGGHSQNPVCMAAENKKQVDYVPGTPCAPDQQNGIWIVQAHEWGKYVGRADFEFRNGEMKLVHYQLIPINLKKKITYDNGESERVLYTPQIPENQQMLSLLTPFQNKGQAQLNVKVGSVNGHMEGDRSKVRFVQTNLAHLLLAAQMARTSADFAVMSGGGIRDSIEAGDITYKDVLKVQPFGNTVTYIDMTGKDVVEYLSAVAQKKPDSGAYPQFSNVSFVATAAGLQDLKIKGEPVDPAKTYRMATLNFNASGGDGYPEIDKKPGYVNTGFVDAEVLKQYIEQNSPLDVNAYEPKGEVSWQ from the coding sequence ATGAAGTTCGTAGTGAAAGGGGTGGCCACAGCATTGCTGATGGCAGTTAGCCTAACCAGCGCGTCTGCACTGGCGTGGGAAAAAGATAAAACCTATAACATCACCATTCTGCACACCAACGATCACCATGGTCATTTTTGGCGTAATGAACACGCGGAATACGGGCTGGCTGCGCAAAAAACTCTGGTCGATAGCATTCGTAAAGAGGTGGCAGAGCAGGGTGGCAGCGTACTGCTCCTGTCTGGTGGTGATATCAACACCGGTGTTCCTGAATCTGACTTGCAGGATGCAGAACCTGATTTCCGTGGCATGAACCTGATTGGCTACGATGCGATGGCTATCGGCAACCATGAATTTGACAACCCGCTCTCTGTTTTACGCCAGCAAGAAAAGTGGGCCAAATTCCCGCTGCTGTCGGCCAATATTTACCAGAAAAGCACCGGCGAGCGTCTGTTTAAACCGTGGGCTATCTTCAAGCCGCAGGGTATTAAAATCGCGGTTATCGGTTTAACCACGGACGACACGGCGAAAATTGGCAATCCGGAAAACTTCGTCGACATCGAATTTCGTAAACCGGCGGATGAAGCGAAACTGGTGATTCAGGAGCTGCAATCGACTGAAAAACCAGACGTCTTGATCGCGGCAACGCATATGGGCCACTACGATAATGGTCAACATGGTTCTAACGCGCCAGGCGATGTGGAAATGGCTCGCAGTTTGCCGGCTGGTGCGCTGACGATGATTGTGGGTGGACACTCGCAAAACCCAGTTTGTATGGCTGCCGAGAATAAAAAGCAGGTTGATTACGTACCCGGCACACCTTGTGCACCGGATCAGCAAAACGGGATCTGGATTGTTCAGGCTCACGAATGGGGCAAATACGTTGGCCGTGCTGATTTCGAGTTCCGTAATGGCGAAATGAAACTGGTGCATTACCAGCTAATCCCGATCAACCTGAAGAAAAAGATAACCTACGATAACGGTGAAAGTGAGCGCGTACTCTACACGCCGCAGATCCCTGAAAACCAGCAGATGCTCTCACTGCTGACGCCATTCCAGAATAAAGGTCAGGCACAGCTGAATGTTAAAGTTGGCAGTGTTAACGGCCACATGGAAGGCGATCGCAGTAAAGTGCGTTTTGTGCAAACTAACCTTGCGCACCTGTTGCTTGCGGCACAAATGGCGCGCACCAGTGCAGACTTTGCCGTCATGAGCGGTGGTGGTATCCGTGATTCTATTGAAGCCGGAGACATCACTTATAAAGACGTGCTGAAAGTGCAGCCATTTGGGAATACCGTCACGTATATCGATATGACGGGCAAAGATGTGGTCGAGTATCTGAGCGCGGTTGCGCAGAAGAAACCTGACTCTGGCGCGTATCCGCAGTTCTCAAATGTCAGCTTTGTGGCAACAGCCGCAGGCCTGCAAGATTTGAAAATCAAAGGTGAGCCCGTAGATCCCGCAAAAACTTACCGTATGGCGACATTGAACTTTAACGCTTCCGGTGGCGATGGATATCCAGAAATCGACAAAAAACCGGGCTATGTGAATACCGGTTTTGTGGATGCGGAAGTGCTGAAACAGTACATCGAGCAAAATTCTCCACTTGATGTGAATGCTTACGAGCCGAAGGGGGAAGTGAGCTGGCAGTAA
- a CDS encoding MFS transporter: MAISEQTLAATEPKKARTAFGILGAISLSHLLNDMIQSLILALYPLLQSEFSLSFVQIGMITLTFQVTSSLLQPVVGYYTDKYPMPWSLPIGMCFTLCGLVILALAGSFPMVLLAAALVGTGSSVFHPESSRVARMASGGRHGLAQSLFQVGGNFGSSLGPLLAALIIAPYGKGNVGWFVLAALLAIIVLLQISRWYAAQHRMAKGKTAAPVVNPLPRKKVIQAVTVLLVLIFSKYFYMASISSYYTFYLMHKFGLSVQNAQFHLFAFLFAVAAGTVIGGPVGDKIGRKYVIWGSILGVAPFTLFLPYVSLYWTGILTVIIGFILASAFSAILVYAQELMPGRIGMVSGLFFGFAFGMGGLGAAVLGLVADHTSIELVYKICAFLPLLGILTIFLPDNRHKS, translated from the coding sequence ATGGCAATCTCGGAACAAACTCTCGCAGCGACGGAGCCTAAAAAGGCGCGCACTGCGTTCGGAATTCTTGGAGCAATCAGCCTTTCTCATTTGCTCAACGATATGATTCAGTCGCTCATTCTGGCCCTCTACCCGCTTTTACAGAGTGAGTTCTCGCTGAGTTTTGTCCAGATTGGGATGATAACGCTGACCTTCCAGGTCACATCATCACTGCTTCAGCCGGTAGTAGGATACTACACCGACAAATACCCGATGCCATGGTCATTGCCGATTGGTATGTGCTTCACACTTTGCGGCTTAGTGATTCTGGCATTGGCCGGTAGTTTCCCGATGGTGCTACTGGCGGCAGCGCTCGTGGGCACAGGTTCTTCGGTATTCCACCCGGAATCGTCCAGGGTGGCGCGTATGGCATCCGGTGGTCGTCATGGCCTTGCGCAGTCGCTGTTCCAGGTTGGCGGTAATTTTGGTAGCTCACTCGGCCCGTTGCTGGCTGCGCTGATCATTGCCCCATACGGCAAAGGTAATGTCGGCTGGTTTGTGCTGGCAGCCCTGTTGGCGATTATTGTATTGTTGCAGATTAGCCGCTGGTATGCCGCGCAACATCGCATGGCTAAAGGTAAAACCGCCGCGCCGGTGGTTAACCCGCTGCCGCGCAAAAAAGTGATTCAGGCGGTGACCGTTTTGCTGGTGCTGATTTTCTCCAAGTATTTTTATATGGCGAGCATCAGCAGCTATTACACCTTCTACCTGATGCACAAATTCGGTTTGTCGGTGCAGAACGCCCAGTTCCATCTGTTTGCCTTCTTGTTTGCGGTGGCAGCGGGTACGGTGATTGGTGGGCCGGTCGGCGACAAGATTGGCCGTAAATATGTTATCTGGGGTTCAATCCTCGGCGTCGCGCCATTCACCCTTTTCCTGCCGTATGTTTCGCTGTACTGGACGGGGATCCTGACGGTTATTATCGGTTTTATCCTCGCCTCGGCATTTTCAGCCATTCTGGTTTATGCGCAAGAGTTGATGCCAGGACGCATCGGTATGGTTTCCGGGCTGTTCTTCGGTTTTGCCTTTGGTATGGGCGGTTTGGGTGCTGCGGTACTCGGCCTGGTAGCCGACCATACAAGTATCGAGTTAGTCTATAAAATATGTGCTTTCCTGCCACTTCTTGGGATACTGACCATATTCCTGCCTGACAATCGACATAAGTCATAG
- the ybaL gene encoding YbaL family putative K(+) efflux transporter encodes MHHATPLITTIVGGLVLAFLLGMLANKLRISPLVGYLLAGVLAGPFTPGFVADTKLAPELAELGVILLMFGVGLHFSLKDLMAVKAIAIPGAIAQIGVATLLGMALSSLMGWSLMTGIVFGLCLSTASTVVLLRALEERQLIDSQRGQIAIGWLIVEDLVMVLTLVLLPAVAGMMEKGDVGFATLALDMGLTIGKVVAFIAIMLIVGRRLVPWILARSAATGSRELFTLAVLALALGIAFGAVELFDVSFALGAFFAGMVLNESELSHRAAHDTLPLRDAFAVLFFVSVGMLFDPMILIQEPLAVVGTVAIIIFGKSVAAFFLVRLFGHSQRTALTIATSLAQIGEFAFILAGLGMALNLLPQTGQNLVLAGAILSIMLNPILFAVLERYLAKTETLEEQTLEEAIEDEKQIPVDICNHALLVGFGRVGSLLGEKLMAQGIPLVVIETSRSRVDELRERGIRAVLGNAANEEIMNLAHLDCARWLLLTIPNGYEAGEIVATARAKYPDIEIIARAHYDDEVDYITERGANQVVMGEREIANTMMGMLDKPVVQETVTG; translated from the coding sequence ATGCACCACGCCACCCCGCTTATCACCACCATTGTCGGAGGCCTCGTACTGGCCTTTTTACTCGGTATGCTTGCTAACAAACTGCGCATATCACCGTTGGTGGGCTATTTGTTAGCTGGGGTATTAGCTGGCCCTTTTACGCCAGGTTTTGTCGCGGATACGAAGCTTGCTCCAGAACTTGCTGAGTTGGGTGTGATCCTGCTGATGTTTGGCGTCGGTCTGCATTTCTCCTTAAAGGATTTGATGGCGGTAAAGGCTATCGCCATCCCAGGAGCTATCGCCCAGATTGGTGTGGCGACGCTGCTGGGAATGGCGCTTTCATCGCTGATGGGCTGGTCACTGATGACCGGTATCGTGTTCGGCCTGTGTCTTTCTACCGCCAGTACCGTCGTATTGCTGCGTGCGCTTGAAGAACGGCAATTAATTGACAGCCAGCGCGGGCAAATCGCGATTGGCTGGTTGATTGTTGAAGATCTGGTGATGGTATTAACGCTGGTTCTGCTGCCTGCTGTTGCGGGTATGATGGAAAAAGGCGACGTCGGTTTTGCGACTCTGGCGCTGGACATGGGGCTGACCATCGGCAAAGTTGTAGCATTCATCGCGATTATGCTGATTGTAGGCCGCCGACTGGTCCCCTGGATCCTGGCGCGGAGCGCGGCTACCGGTTCACGCGAGCTGTTTACGCTGGCTGTTCTCGCCCTGGCGCTTGGCATCGCCTTTGGTGCGGTCGAATTGTTTGATGTGTCATTTGCGTTGGGTGCGTTCTTCGCCGGGATGGTGCTCAATGAGTCTGAGCTCAGCCATCGTGCCGCCCATGACACACTGCCGCTACGCGACGCTTTCGCAGTGCTGTTTTTTGTCTCAGTCGGTATGTTGTTCGACCCGATGATCCTGATTCAGGAACCACTCGCGGTAGTTGGCACCGTCGCTATCATCATCTTTGGCAAATCTGTGGCCGCATTCTTCCTGGTGCGCCTGTTCGGCCACTCACAACGTACCGCATTAACCATCGCCACAAGCCTCGCGCAAATTGGTGAGTTCGCATTCATCCTTGCGGGTCTGGGCATGGCGCTCAATCTGTTACCGCAGACCGGGCAAAATTTGGTGCTGGCCGGTGCGATTTTGTCGATTATGCTCAATCCCATTTTGTTTGCGGTACTTGAGCGTTATCTCGCGAAAACCGAAACCCTGGAAGAGCAAACCCTGGAAGAGGCCATCGAGGATGAGAAGCAGATCCCGGTGGATATTTGCAATCACGCGCTGCTGGTGGGCTTTGGCCGCGTAGGGAGTTTACTGGGCGAGAAGTTAATGGCTCAGGGTATTCCGTTAGTGGTGATTGAAACCTCTCGTAGCCGGGTTGATGAATTGCGCGAGCGTGGGATCAGAGCAGTACTCGGAAATGCAGCCAATGAAGAGATCATGAATCTTGCCCATCTTGATTGTGCTCGCTGGTTGTTGTTGACGATTCCGAACGGTTACGAGGCCGGTGAGATTGTCGCGACAGCGCGCGCGAAATATCCGGATATCGAGATCATTGCCCGCGCCCATTATGACGATGAGGTGGATTACATCACCGAGCGTGGTGCGAATCAGGTGGTGATGGGCGAGCGTGAGATCGCCAATACGATGATGGGGATGTTGGATAAGCCGGTGGTTCAGGAAACGGTGACGGGTTAA
- a CDS encoding inosine/guanosine kinase: protein MKFPGKRKSKHYFPVSARDPLLQQAQPENETGTSWVVGIDQTLVDIEAKVDDEFVHRYGLSFGHSLVIEDDVAEALYQELVQKDLITHQFAGGTIGNTMHNYSVLADDRSVLLGVMCSNIEIGSYAYRYLCNTSSRTDLNYLQGVDGAIGRCFTLIGEQGERTFAISPGHMNQLRADSIPEEVIAGASALVLTSYLVRCKDGEPMPEATMQAIAYAKKYNVPVVLTLGTKYVIAENPEWWQAFLKEHVSILAMNEEEGLALTGENDPLLAADKALDWVDLVLCTAGPVGLYMAAFTEESAKRTTQHPLLPGAIAEFNQYEFSRAMRHKDCQNPMRIFSHIAPYMGGPEKIMNTNGAGDGALAALLHDITANNYHRSNVPNSSKHQFTWLTYSSLAQVCKYANRVSYQVLNQHSPRLTRGLPEREDSLEESYWER, encoded by the coding sequence ATGAAATTTCCCGGCAAACGAAAATCCAAACACTACTTCCCGGTGAGCGCGCGCGATCCTTTACTGCAACAGGCTCAGCCTGAAAATGAAACTGGTACTTCCTGGGTCGTCGGGATCGATCAAACGCTGGTGGATATCGAAGCCAAAGTGGATGACGAGTTTGTTCATCGTTACGGTTTGAGTTTCGGCCATTCACTGGTGATTGAAGACGATGTGGCCGAAGCGCTATATCAGGAACTGGTGCAAAAAGATCTGATTACTCACCAGTTTGCTGGCGGCACCATTGGTAATACGATGCACAACTATTCGGTTCTGGCCGATGACCGCTCTGTTCTGCTGGGCGTAATGTGCAGCAATATCGAAATCGGTAGCTACGCCTACCGCTATCTGTGCAATACCTCCAGCCGTACTGACCTCAACTACCTGCAAGGTGTGGACGGCGCGATTGGCCGCTGCTTTACGCTGATTGGCGAGCAGGGTGAACGTACCTTTGCCATTAGTCCGGGTCATATGAATCAGCTACGCGCCGACAGCATTCCTGAAGAGGTGATTGCCGGTGCGTCTGCGCTGGTGTTGACCTCATATTTAGTGCGTTGCAAAGACGGCGAGCCCATGCCGGAAGCGACCATGCAGGCCATCGCTTACGCGAAAAAGTACAATGTACCGGTAGTGCTGACGCTGGGCACCAAATACGTTATTGCCGAAAACCCAGAGTGGTGGCAGGCATTCCTGAAAGAGCATGTCTCGATTCTGGCGATGAACGAAGAAGAAGGGCTGGCACTGACAGGTGAAAACGATCCGCTGCTGGCGGCCGATAAAGCGCTGGATTGGGTCGATTTAGTATTGTGTACCGCGGGGCCGGTCGGGCTGTACATGGCGGCCTTTACTGAAGAATCGGCAAAACGCACCACGCAACATCCGCTGTTGCCAGGAGCGATCGCTGAATTTAACCAGTACGAATTTAGCCGTGCCATGCGCCATAAAGATTGCCAGAACCCGATGCGTATTTTCTCGCACATTGCGCCATACATGGGCGGGCCTGAGAAAATTATGAATACCAATGGCGCGGGTGATGGTGCGCTGGCGGCATTACTGCATGATATTACGGCAAATAATTATCACCGCTCTAACGTGCCAAATTCCAGCAAACATCAGTTTACCTGGCTGACTTATTCGTCTTTGGCGCAGGTGTGCAAATACGCGAACCGTGTGAGTTATCAGGTATTGAACCAGCATTCTCCGCGTCTGACGCGGGGTTTGCCAGAGCGCGAAGATAGTCTCGAAGAGTCTTACTGGGAGCGTTAA